A segment of the Thermodesulfobacteriota bacterium genome:
ACCACGAAAACGAGATAGCGCAGTCAGAGTGTGTTACCGATAAGCAGTTTGCTAAATACTGGATTCACAACGGGCTTATTCAAATCAACCGCGAGAAAATGTCCAAGTCCGTCGGCAATATTCTGAACGTAAAGGACGCCGTCGCGACGTGGAACAAGGAGGCGATAAGGCTCTTCTTCCTCTCGCACCAGTACTTAAACCCCGCCGATTTCTCCGACGTCACAATGAATGAGGCAGAGACCGCACTCGAAAGGCTTTATATCACCCTGAAGCGCGCCGGCGACCAGCAGAAGAACGGAAGCGGCGGCGAAGACCCCGAGCTCTCCGGGGCTGCAAGGGCGTTTAAGGAAAAATGGATAGAGACGATGTGCGACGACTTCAACACGGCGGACGCCATCGGCAGCCTCTTCGAGCTCACGCGCGCCATAAACAGGTCGATAGACGCCCGGGGCTGGACGCCTTCCCTCACCGAAGCGCTTACCGAAATAAAGCATTTCGGCGGCGTGCTCGGCATACTGGAGTACGACCCGTCCGAATACCTGCAATCGATAAAGCTCCAGAAGAAAGCCGGGGCGATTTCGAGCGAAGAGATAGAAGGTCTGATAGAGGAAAGGAACGCCGCCCGTAAGGAAAAGAACTGGAAGCGGGCCGACGAGATAAGGGATTACCTGTCAGACAAGGGAATTCTCCTCGAAGACAAGCCCGAGGGAACTCTCTGGAGGGTGAAGGGCTAGGCACCCGGACCGGATAAGGGGACATTCCGCCCGTTAACCCCCATCCTTCACGATAAGGAAGCCCCGGGAATCACTCCCTTTTACTTCGCCATCCCGGCGTAAGTAACGGGCCTCGTATCGCCGAACGTATTGACGAGCGTGTCCATGAACTCCTGCGTATGGTCGAAGCAGAAGTGATAGGTCAGCGTCTCCCTTCCGCCGCGGCTCGAAACGGTAATCTGCTCGTAATGCCTGCTACAAAGGTCCTTCTGACAAAGCGCGCACGACTTTATAGACATCCTCTCCCCCTCGCTCTTACACCTCTCGCCGTCGTCGTGCACGTGGTCGCACTGGAATATTTCAACGGATATCGTCTTGCTGGACATCTTGGAAAAACCTCCTGTGAATGCTGCGCCCGGGCGTCTCGCGCCCCGGCGTTTACCTCGTGGGCCTGTAATTAAAGTTTACCGCCCCCCGCAAGACAGATTAAACTAAATCGCGCGGAATAAGTCAATATTCTTTTCCGGGGGGCTAGTTGAGCGTA
Coding sequences within it:
- the cysS gene encoding cysteine--tRNA ligase, translating into MAKKVTLYNTLSQKKEELSPLGEGKIKMYVCGPTVYDSAHLGHARAAVTFDVIFRFLTHIGYDVTYARNFTDVDDKIIHKATQTGATADEVAEKYIKEYRDDMASIGVKRPTVEPRVTEHMPEIIDLVGRIIDKGYAYTSGGDVFFSVKKFKGYGKLSRRDPDDMLAGTRIDINELKEDPLDFALWKAAKPGKPFWKSPWGDGRPGWHIECSTMSMKYLGESFDIHGGGKDLIFPHHENEIAQSECVTDKQFAKYWIHNGLIQINREKMSKSVGNILNVKDAVATWNKEAIRLFFLSHQYLNPADFSDVTMNEAETALERLYITLKRAGDQQKNGSGGEDPELSGAARAFKEKWIETMCDDFNTADAIGSLFELTRAINRSIDARGWTPSLTEALTEIKHFGGVLGILEYDPSEYLQSIKLQKKAGAISSEEIEGLIEERNAARKEKNWKRADEIRDYLSDKGILLEDKPEGTLWRVKG